A genomic stretch from Hydrogenimonas urashimensis includes:
- the uvrA gene encoding excinuclease ABC subunit UvrA: protein MDTIKIFGARENNLKSIDLAIPKNRLVVFTGLSGSGKSTLAFDTLYAEGQRRYIESLSSYARQFLDRVGKPDVDKIEGLTPAIAIDQKTTSKNPRSTVGTITEIYDYLRLLFARVGKQYCHLCGRPVSQMSASDIIEQVLGLPEGAKLVIMAPLVREKKGTFADMIESLRHKGYVRAHIDGVMVRLDEEVELSKTKKHTIKAVIDRVVVKEGSKERIAQDIEKALNESYGEVEIEVLNHEEMNTPPLIHYSEHLACFHCKVSFDPLEPLSFSFNSPKGACPTCDGLGMRYTLDLNRVIDPHLGIAEGAVKTMYGFNRSYYFKFLIAFCETAGIPTNVPYEELEAFQKKQILYGTPDVVSFTWKRHRIERVWPGIVKISYDMLKDDREFGDYMTEKVCDSCGGHRLKPESLAVKAGGRTIAEIIDMPIEECYAFFHDEKSFADLTPQQAMIAAPILKEIRERLFFLYDVGLGYLTLGRDARTISGGEAQRIRIASQIGSGLTGVMYVLDEPSIGLHERDTQKLIRTLKSLREKGNSVIVVEHDKETIEAADFIVDIGPGAGKFGGEITFAGSLEDLKKADTLTAEYLTGRKKIEYFHRRPQKEWLEIKNVTINNIENLSTKIPLRNFVCITGVSGSGKSSLILQTLLPTAKEILNRARKVHKVDGVEIAGLDHLDKVIYLDQSPIGRTPRSNPATYTGVMDEIRNLFAKTKEAQIRGYKPGRFSFNVKGGRCEKCQGEGEIKIEMHFLPDIMVKCDACKGRRYNPQTLEIYYKGKNIADILAMSVDEALRFFEHIPKIFAKLKTLQDVGLGYITLGQNAVTLSGGEAQRIKLAKELSRRDTGNTLYILDEPTTGLHFADVDRLTRVLHHLTDLGNTVLVIEHNLDMIKNADYIIDMGPEGGSKGGKIVATGTPEELAEKCRETGSYTGAFLKRELGRDPETENNTH, encoded by the coding sequence TTGGATACAATCAAAATTTTCGGTGCTCGGGAAAACAATCTCAAATCGATCGATCTTGCGATACCGAAAAACCGGCTCGTCGTCTTTACGGGGCTGAGCGGGAGCGGTAAGAGTACGCTGGCTTTCGACACCCTCTACGCCGAGGGTCAGCGCCGCTACATCGAATCGCTCTCATCCTACGCCCGGCAGTTTCTCGACAGGGTCGGCAAGCCCGACGTGGACAAGATCGAGGGGCTGACGCCGGCGATCGCCATCGATCAGAAGACCACCTCCAAAAACCCCCGTTCGACGGTGGGGACCATTACAGAAATCTACGACTACCTGCGCCTGCTCTTCGCCCGGGTCGGGAAGCAGTACTGCCATCTCTGCGGCCGGCCCGTCTCGCAGATGAGCGCCAGCGACATCATCGAGCAGGTGCTGGGGCTTCCGGAGGGGGCAAAACTGGTCATTATGGCACCGCTTGTACGCGAGAAGAAGGGCACCTTCGCCGACATGATCGAGTCGCTCCGCCACAAAGGGTATGTCCGTGCCCACATCGACGGGGTCATGGTCCGTCTGGACGAAGAGGTCGAGCTTTCCAAGACCAAAAAACATACGATCAAGGCGGTCATCGACAGGGTCGTCGTCAAGGAGGGATCGAAGGAACGGATCGCCCAGGATATCGAGAAGGCGCTGAACGAAAGCTACGGGGAAGTGGAGATCGAGGTGCTCAACCACGAAGAGATGAACACGCCGCCGCTGATCCACTACAGCGAGCATCTGGCCTGTTTCCACTGCAAGGTGAGTTTCGATCCCCTCGAACCTCTCAGTTTTTCGTTCAACTCCCCCAAGGGGGCATGCCCCACGTGCGACGGGCTGGGGATGCGTTACACCCTCGATCTGAACCGGGTCATCGATCCGCATCTTGGCATCGCCGAGGGAGCGGTGAAAACGATGTACGGTTTCAACCGCAGCTACTATTTCAAATTTCTGATCGCCTTTTGCGAGACGGCGGGGATTCCCACGAATGTGCCCTACGAAGAGCTGGAGGCGTTTCAGAAAAAGCAGATTCTCTACGGGACGCCCGATGTGGTCAGCTTTACATGGAAACGCCACCGCATAGAGAGGGTCTGGCCCGGCATCGTCAAAATCTCCTACGACATGCTCAAGGATGACAGGGAGTTCGGCGACTACATGACAGAAAAGGTGTGCGACAGCTGCGGCGGCCACCGCCTCAAGCCCGAGTCGCTGGCTGTCAAAGCGGGTGGCAGAACGATTGCCGAAATCATCGACATGCCGATCGAGGAGTGCTACGCCTTTTTCCACGACGAAAAGAGTTTCGCCGACCTCACACCCCAGCAGGCGATGATCGCCGCACCGATTCTCAAGGAGATCCGGGAACGGCTCTTTTTTCTCTACGATGTGGGTCTTGGGTACCTGACGCTCGGGCGCGACGCCCGCACCATCAGCGGCGGCGAGGCGCAGCGCATCCGCATCGCCAGCCAGATCGGAAGCGGGCTGACGGGTGTCATGTACGTCCTCGACGAGCCGAGCATCGGGCTGCACGAACGGGATACGCAGAAACTGATCAGGACGCTCAAATCCCTCCGGGAGAAAGGAAACAGCGTGATCGTCGTCGAACACGACAAAGAGACGATCGAAGCGGCCGATTTCATCGTCGACATCGGGCCGGGCGCGGGGAAGTTCGGCGGCGAGATCACCTTCGCCGGTTCACTGGAAGATCTCAAGAAGGCCGATACCCTCACGGCCGAATACCTCACGGGCCGAAAGAAGATCGAATATTTCCACCGCCGCCCGCAGAAAGAGTGGCTGGAGATAAAGAACGTGACGATCAACAATATCGAAAATCTCTCCACGAAGATTCCGCTGCGCAACTTCGTCTGCATTACGGGTGTTAGCGGAAGCGGAAAGAGCTCCCTGATTCTTCAGACGCTCCTGCCGACGGCCAAGGAGATTCTCAACCGCGCCAGAAAGGTGCACAAGGTCGACGGTGTCGAGATCGCCGGTCTCGATCATCTGGACAAGGTGATCTATCTCGACCAGAGCCCCATCGGCCGCACACCACGCTCCAACCCGGCCACCTACACCGGTGTCATGGATGAGATCCGCAACCTTTTCGCCAAGACGAAAGAGGCACAGATACGCGGCTACAAGCCGGGGCGTTTCAGTTTCAACGTCAAAGGGGGGCGCTGCGAGAAGTGTCAGGGGGAAGGAGAGATCAAGATCGAGATGCACTTTCTGCCCGACATCATGGTCAAATGCGATGCCTGCAAGGGGCGCCGCTACAATCCCCAGACACTTGAGATCTATTACAAAGGTAAAAATATTGCCGATATATTGGCTATGAGTGTGGATGAAGCGCTCCGGTTTTTCGAGCACATTCCGAAAATCTTCGCGAAACTGAAGACGCTGCAGGATGTGGGACTGGGATATATCACCCTGGGTCAGAATGCCGTGACACTCTCGGGCGGCGAAGCGCAGCGTATCAAGCTCGCGAAAGAGCTGAGCCGTCGGGATACGGGCAATACGCTGTATATTCTCGACGAACCGACGACGGGTCTGCACTTTGCCGACGTGGACCGGCTCACGCGGGTGTTGCACCATCTGACCGATCTGGGCAACACGGTGCTGGTGATCGAACACAATCTCGATATGATCAAAAATGCCGATTATATCATCGATATGGGCCCCGAAGGCGGAAGTAAAGGGGGCAAAATCGTCGCTACCGGTACACCGGAAGAGTTGGCCGAAAAGTGCCGGGAAACAGGAAGCTATACCGGAGCATTTCTAAAAAGAGAGCTGGGACGGGACCCGGAAACAGAAAACAACACTCATTGA
- a CDS encoding sulfite exporter TauE/SafE family protein — protein sequence MEIILVLIGVAIGGMSGFFGIGGGTMLVPALMLLGFGIKTAIGISVMQMVFSSLYGSWLNHKKGHLNLKEGAVIGLGGFVGALGSGWLVSAVPEIVLEAAFVAVVGFALYRFFKAPVHIDVNEGHDLPAAVLACVGAGIGLFAISMGIGGSILLTPILVGLLHYPLKKAVSAGLFFVVFSSVSGFISLSVAGQIDYRYGLIVGAASLLGVQAGIWLAGKTGHKRHKNALVVLYLVILSLMLKKIFIG from the coding sequence ATGGAAATCATTCTGGTGCTTATCGGTGTGGCTATCGGAGGCATGTCGGGTTTTTTCGGCATCGGCGGCGGAACGATGCTGGTGCCGGCACTGATGCTGCTGGGGTTTGGTATCAAAACCGCCATCGGCATTTCCGTCATGCAGATGGTCTTCAGCTCCCTCTACGGTTCGTGGCTCAACCACAAAAAAGGGCATCTCAATCTCAAAGAGGGAGCGGTCATCGGTCTTGGCGGTTTCGTCGGCGCGCTGGGAAGCGGATGGCTCGTCAGCGCGGTGCCGGAAATCGTGCTGGAAGCCGCTTTCGTCGCCGTGGTCGGTTTTGCACTCTACCGCTTTTTCAAAGCTCCCGTCCATATCGACGTCAACGAGGGGCACGACCTCCCTGCGGCGGTTCTTGCCTGTGTGGGGGCCGGCATTGGGCTTTTTGCCATATCGATGGGCATTGGCGGTTCCATTCTGCTGACGCCGATTCTGGTGGGCCTGCTCCACTATCCGCTGAAAAAGGCGGTCTCCGCGGGTCTCTTTTTCGTCGTATTCTCTTCCGTTTCGGGATTCATCAGCCTCTCCGTTGCCGGGCAGATCGACTACCGGTACGGTCTGATCGTCGGTGCCGCATCCCTTTTGGGCGTACAGGCCGGCATCTGGCTCGCGGGAAAAACGGGCCACAAAAGGCACAAAAACGCCCTGGTCGTGCTCTATCTCGTCATTCTTTCGCTCATGCTGAAAAAAATATTCATCGGATGA
- the fliN gene encoding flagellar motor switch protein FliN, which translates to MAEPTPNPQEEEVRLFDFKRLLDIEVEITSYLGETKLTLEEILHLDVGSVIDLQKPAGESVETYVNGRIIGKGEVMVYEKNLAIRINEILDADAVIYYLSKEK; encoded by the coding sequence ATGGCTGAACCGACTCCAAATCCCCAGGAGGAAGAGGTCCGGCTCTTCGATTTCAAGCGGCTCCTGGACATCGAGGTGGAGATCACCTCCTACCTTGGGGAGACGAAGCTGACACTCGAAGAGATTCTGCACCTGGACGTAGGATCGGTCATCGACCTGCAGAAACCGGCGGGAGAGAGTGTGGAAACCTATGTCAACGGTCGAATCATCGGCAAGGGCGAGGTGATGGTCTACGAGAAAAACCTCGCGATAAGGATCAACGAAATTCTCGACGCCGACGCCGTCATCTACTACCTGTCGAAAGAGAAGTGA
- a CDS encoding cation:proton antiporter: protein MHENMVILGIILVILGYGYYSKLLNRFYITGPMVFVTIGILLSPLFFGAKILHFEGELVQTMAEIALIVVLFADASTLNLKHFGSDWRLPARMLGIALPLTIVAAAAVAMWFFPDQPPLYLLLLSLFLAPTDAALGKAVVTDPTVPERIRSTINVESGLNDGFVFPVLITVVAMIGSGQEHGESNSWLVDVLQQIVLGGLAGAIVGFAGAKQARISIRRDWLEESYRNLIPFALALFSYYVSEFVGGNGYIGAFVSGMVLGNLNHELHENIEAFLESEGELLILIIFTLFGLVFVPLAVDYWNMKVLLFAFLSLTVLRMVPIAVSLAGLKLDRPTKLFLGWFGPRGIASILYVMIVIHQLGGIEGHEVIYGTVTLTVLLSIFLHGMSAKPLANLYARYLKKTGT, encoded by the coding sequence ATGCATGAAAATATGGTGATTCTGGGGATCATACTGGTCATCCTCGGATACGGTTACTATTCCAAACTTCTCAACCGGTTCTATATTACCGGCCCCATGGTGTTCGTAACGATCGGCATACTGCTCTCTCCTCTTTTTTTTGGTGCGAAGATTCTCCACTTCGAAGGGGAATTGGTCCAGACCATGGCGGAAATCGCTCTAATCGTCGTTCTCTTCGCCGATGCCTCGACACTGAATCTCAAACATTTCGGAAGCGATTGGCGCCTGCCTGCCAGAATGCTCGGTATCGCCCTGCCCCTGACCATCGTCGCGGCGGCCGCCGTCGCGATGTGGTTTTTTCCCGACCAGCCGCCGCTTTATCTTCTGCTTCTTTCCCTTTTTCTCGCACCGACCGACGCCGCACTGGGCAAAGCGGTGGTCACCGATCCTACGGTACCTGAAAGAATTCGCTCGACGATCAACGTCGAAAGCGGCCTCAACGACGGGTTCGTCTTTCCCGTCCTGATCACCGTCGTAGCAATGATCGGCAGCGGGCAGGAGCATGGAGAGAGCAACAGCTGGCTCGTCGACGTGCTCCAACAGATCGTTCTGGGTGGCCTCGCCGGTGCGATCGTCGGATTCGCCGGTGCGAAACAAGCCCGGATTTCCATTCGCAGAGATTGGCTCGAGGAGAGCTACAGGAACCTCATCCCCTTCGCGCTGGCGCTTTTCTCCTATTATGTTTCGGAATTTGTCGGAGGCAACGGCTACATCGGCGCATTCGTCTCGGGCATGGTGCTCGGCAATCTCAACCACGAACTGCACGAAAACATCGAAGCGTTTCTGGAGAGCGAAGGGGAACTGCTCATTCTGATCATCTTTACCCTTTTCGGCCTCGTTTTCGTTCCACTCGCGGTCGACTACTGGAACATGAAAGTCCTGCTGTTCGCCTTTTTGAGCCTGACCGTCCTGCGGATGGTCCCCATCGCCGTCAGCCTTGCCGGTCTGAAACTCGACCGACCGACGAAACTCTTTCTCGGATGGTTCGGCCCCCGCGGTATCGCTTCCATCCTCTACGTCATGATCGTCATTCATCAATTAGGGGGCATCGAGGGGCATGAAGTGATCTACGGTACCGTCACCCTGACCGTGCTTCTGAGTATCTTTCTTCATGGTATGAGTGCAAAACCGCTGGCGAATCTCTATGCCCGCTATCTGAAAAAAACCGGGACGTAA
- the dusB gene encoding tRNA dihydrouridine synthase DusB — protein sequence MKAILDFSKPLYVLAPLAGLTDLPFRSVVKKFGADLTVSEMISSNALVHNSQKSLKMVEKSPLEVPYSVQIAGAEEAIVKRAVEILNGIDGIDIIDLNCGCPVPKIVSHGSGSSLLLDLEKMGRIIRTIKETSNKPLTSAKVRIGFQEKRPVEIARTVEDAGADFIAVHGRTRAGKFKSEVDYDAIRRIKESVKIPVIANGDITSYEKAQWVLEFTGADGVMIGRGAIGKPWIFYQLKHGVPDDAIDPKLKQKIILEHFDQMIAFYGEYGAVLFRKHLHTYSKAGYKGASEFRNRINRIGSPEEMRELIETFFDPSNVL from the coding sequence ATGAAGGCGATTCTCGATTTTTCGAAACCTCTTTATGTTCTGGCTCCTCTTGCGGGGCTGACCGATCTTCCTTTCCGCAGTGTCGTCAAAAAGTTCGGAGCCGATCTGACCGTCAGCGAAATGATCAGTTCCAACGCATTGGTACACAACAGCCAAAAAAGTCTGAAAATGGTCGAGAAGTCACCGCTCGAAGTCCCCTATTCCGTGCAGATCGCCGGGGCGGAGGAGGCGATTGTCAAAAGAGCGGTGGAGATACTTAACGGCATCGACGGCATCGATATCATCGATCTCAACTGCGGATGCCCCGTTCCCAAAATCGTCTCACACGGTTCGGGAAGCTCCCTTCTGCTCGATCTTGAGAAGATGGGGAGGATTATCCGGACGATCAAAGAGACATCGAACAAACCTCTCACCAGCGCGAAGGTACGCATCGGTTTTCAGGAGAAACGACCGGTCGAAATCGCCCGGACGGTCGAAGACGCCGGTGCCGATTTCATCGCCGTCCACGGCCGTACACGGGCGGGAAAATTCAAGAGCGAAGTCGATTACGATGCGATCCGCCGTATCAAGGAGTCGGTAAAGATTCCCGTGATCGCCAACGGCGATATCACCAGTTACGAAAAGGCGCAGTGGGTGCTTGAGTTCACCGGAGCCGATGGCGTGATGATCGGAAGGGGCGCCATCGGCAAGCCGTGGATCTTCTACCAGCTCAAGCACGGTGTACCCGACGATGCGATCGATCCGAAACTGAAGCAAAAGATCATTCTCGAACATTTCGATCAGATGATCGCTTTCTACGGCGAGTACGGCGCCGTACTTTTCCGCAAACATCTTCATACCTACTCAAAGGCGGGATACAAAGGAGCCTCCGAGTTTCGGAACCGAATCAACCGTATCGGCAGCCCGGAAGAGATGCGCGAGCTGATCGAAACCTTTTTCGACCCCTCCAACGTTCTGTGA
- the dksA gene encoding RNA polymerase-binding protein DksA, whose translation MRENDIRYFKHMLEDRKNQILKNIHGSSKELDELHRNHDVMDEGDFASVSTDNMINEEILSNQQKELEEIDEALMKIQNGTYGVCEMCEEPIGMQRLKVKPYAKYCITCRLIAEKSPA comes from the coding sequence TTGAGAGAAAACGATATCCGATATTTCAAACACATGCTTGAAGACAGAAAAAACCAGATTCTTAAAAACATTCACGGAAGTTCGAAGGAGCTGGATGAGCTGCATCGCAACCACGACGTGATGGACGAAGGGGATTTCGCATCGGTCTCCACCGACAATATGATCAACGAAGAGATTCTCTCGAACCAGCAGAAAGAGCTGGAGGAGATCGATGAGGCTTTGATGAAAATCCAAAACGGCACCTACGGCGTATGCGAAATGTGCGAAGAACCGATCGGAATGCAGCGTCTGAAAGTCAAACCCTATGCCAAATACTGCATCACCTGCCGATTGATCGCCGAAAAAAGTCCTGCATAA